The nucleotide sequence GTCTATATGAGCAACAATCAAATTACAGCCGTGTGAGATGTCTTTCTTTCCCGGTTTGAAAATAGCGATATTCTTGTTCCTGTTTATTGTATAAAATCCAGGTGCTTTTTTAGGAGCTTTTGCAGAAAGAGGTGCAAATTTACGGGACTGAAGAATACGTTCGGATATTTCAACTGATAAACGCTCGGTTCTTCCTTCATCAAGAAATGCACAGTATTCATCAGCAAATACAAATGCTTGTTCTTTCTCGTCATCAGATGCCGTATTCCAGAAATTCTTCTTCGAATATGTTAATTTCTTTTCAAGCTCTTTACCTTTTGAAGTTTTTGCCATTGTTTTCCTTTTACAAATTTTCTGCTACAGCATGTGCCATATCGAGTGTGGAAGATGTGCCACCCATGTCATAGGTGCGAACTTTTCCTTCTTCAATTACTTTGGCAATCGCATTCATGAGACGGTCAGCTTTTTCTGTTTCGCCTAAATAGTCAAGCATTAGTTTTGTTGTAATAAGCATAGCGATAGGATTTACCTTGTACTGACCAGCATATTTTGGAGCGCTCCCATGAGTTGGTTCAAAAACTGCCAGTTTATCACCAATATTTCCACTAGCCGCAAATCCGAGTCCGCCAACAAGTTGAGCGCAGAGATCTGAAATAATATCACCAAACATATTACTTGAAACCAGGACACCATAGTCTTGTGGATTCTTAACAAGCCACATAGCCATTGCATCGACATTGGTTTCCCATAATTGGATTTCCGGGAAATCCTTTGCTACTTTTCGTGCTTCCCGAATCATCAGACCGGATGTTTCTCTGATCACATTTGGCTTCTCTACGACAGTTACAGATTTATATCCGTGCTTTTTTGCATATTCAAATGCATTTCTGACAATTCTGTGACATGCTTTTCGCGTGAATATTCTACATGAAATTGCCAGATCATCAAGCGGGGTATCTTCGAATTTTGCCATCTTCTTATGGTTCTTAGACAGGGACTCAAATACCTCTTCAGGCACAGGATGAAACTCAACACCGGCATAAAGACCTTCTGTATTTTCTCGGAAGACAACGATGTCAATGTCGTCTCTGTAATTAAGAGGATTTCCTTTGAAAGCTTTGCAGGGTCGCAGATTCGTATGAAGATTGAATTTTTGCCTTAAGCCGACAATAGGGCTTGAATAGACAAGTCCTTTTCCCTGAAGTTCGGGAATAAGTTCTGCTTCTGCCTCTTGCTTGGGCTTTGAAGTAATTGCGCCAAAAAGGGCGCAATCAACGTTGTTAAGAAGTTCAACTGTTCTATCAGGAAGGGGATTTCCCTCTGTTTTCCAGAATTCCCAACCGATATCACCGTGGATGTATTCAGCATCCAACTCAAGGGTGTCCAGGATAATTTTGGCGGCTTCCATGACATCATTTCCGACGCCATCACCGGGAAGCCATGCAATTCGATATGAGCTCATCTTACTCCTCATATGTTATATTATTTATTTTATATTCTAAAATACCAACGGGGGCAGATACTTTTACGATCTCGCCAACATCTTTCCCGAGAAGGGCTTTTGCAATTGGAGATTTAAAGGAGATCATACGTACATTACCCATTTTTCCAGTTTCATCTTCACCAACAATTTTATATCGGAGCACTTTATTACGCTTCAAGTCCTGAAGCTCAACAGTAGCTCCGAAGCGGATAGAATTTTTATCAATATCATCTGTATTGATGACCTTAAGGCTTGCGATCTTTGCCTGTAATTTGGAGATTTCAGCTTCAATAAAACGCTGCTTTTCCTTCGCAGCATGGTATTCCGCATTTTCACTTAGGTCACCAAACTGACGGGCTTTACCAATTTCTTCAATAATAGCAGGACGCTCTTCCTGTATAAGATATTCAAGTCGTTGTCGAAGTTTTTCAAGTCCTGCTTTTGATATATATTCCCGTGCCATTATGTTCTCTTGATTTTTTTTAATGTTTTCTCTGCGTTATTTGCAGCTTTTTTAATTCGAATATTTCCGCTTTTTTCCCAGCGTTCAACAATTTCTCGAATGAGTTCAGTGTTTTCACAAATTGAATCTGACAGAATGTCTATAAAGTTCGGATTATAAGTAGATTTATACGCGCGGTAGGCATCACGATATATCCTTTTATCAACCTTGAACAGGCATTTCATAACTTGAACAATTCCTTCTCTGATTGCTTTATTATCAGAATTCCAGAAAGAATCGATCTTCTGGCTGATCAGTTTTACATGCGCCTTATTAACTTTCATGTACTTACAGAGGGTTGCAAACGAGAACTCAATAACATCGTCCTGAGGTTCCTTTCGAACAGTATTGATTATGACATCGATGTATTTTTCCGGATATTTTTTTAGAAGCGGAAGGATGATGTTATCGAAGATTTTTTTAATTTCACTTCTATCCGGGGTATTGACAAAAGCCTTCTTGAAGATATGATCATAATCGCCGGGATGCTTCAGTGTCACCTTACTCATTACATAATTAAAAATCTTTTTACCACTTTCACCCTTGTTCTTTTGTATAAAAAGCAAAAAATCAATATAGGTTTCAGGATCATTTTGAATGACTTTTCTCATCTCTTTTGCGACGTAGGTGATAACGGGTTGAGGGATTTCTCCATTTACACGTTCGGGGTATGCATTATAGATGATCTCAAAATCATAATCATTTTCAGGGATCTTGTGTTCAAGGAAGTCCAGGGTGTCTTTTTTTAGTCTTTGCTGCCAATCATACGTAATCATAGTTTTCACCTTTATCGAATTATCGCAATGTTACCTTTTTTATATATATCGTAATATTTAATCAAATAAAAATACATACCGGACGCCACTTTTTTTCCGGATTGATTGGTCATATCCCAGGTAATGCTGTTATAGTCTTCAGAAAGATTTTCTGCAGAGAAATTTTCAACAATACAGCCTGCGGCATCATAAATATAGAAATCTGCAGAACCTGATGTAGGTAGATTCTGGAAATGGACCAGTTCATTTTCGGTCTTTGCAGGATTAGGAAATACCTGCACGTTATTAAGGTCGGTAATCGGTATCGATATCTTTATAAGATTTTTTCCCGGAAGAATATAGTTGCCTGCGAGATCAGTCACATGTGATATCCTGATGAAATATGGTTCTCCAACAGGATTGATTTTATGAGAGAGAGTGATTGTTACCGCATTATTGTCGAGTTGTATCTGGGAAATAGAGTTTTCCTGTGCCAGTTCAGGGAAAATGAGAGAATAATGAGAAATGTTTATTGCGCTTGCATGGTCGAGTGTTTCATTAAATTCAACATAGATTTGTTTATTACTAAGCAGTTCTAAGGCCGTAACATAGGGTCTCGTCATATCTTGCTGGTAGATGAAGGTTGCAGTTGTGTCATTCATCGGAGTGTTGAAGATACCAGTTATGTTCATGATATCAAGCGTAAATGGCGAGTAGAGCTCATCAAATGGTTCTGCAAACGTGAGAAGAAGACTAAGCTGACTATTCGTTGGGATGACTGATTCGGGATATCCAAAAACTGCTGAATAAAAATTTGAGACCTGCTCGCAATCCCTGCTTAATGTTTTATTAAAATCAAGTAAGATACTATTAAGAGAGATCATGTTCACAGAGCTCAAAGATGGCGGATCGATCGGAATGACATTATGAGCGATCGTATGATAACTTTCCTCACCATCATTGAAAGCAGATAGAGAATATGAATGCAGGCTATCAGAAATAATATCAGTATCGAAAAATGAAGTCTCAGAACCCGGAATTGAGATTATCTCCTGAATATAGTTTTGTTCTTTATACAGGTAGAATGAATCAGCAACCTGTGCGTTCCAGGAGAGTGAAACGGCATTTCTATTTAATGGCCTTACATAGAAATTCTGCGGCATAGGTGTTGATGGAGGGTCAGAAGGATATGAGGACAGTACAATAACGAGTGAGTCGTTCTCATTATAATGATTATATGCAGTTTCGAAGTTACCATCTCCATCTGCATCTATGCAAACCGGTTGATAGGTTCGGTATGATGTGCCAACCCATCGCGGGATGGTCTCGTATGTTCTTCCCGAGTTCTGCAATCTGAAAATGTAGATATCAGGTGCCGCTGCAATGATGATCTCATCTGCGCCATCCCCATCAAGGTCACCGACAGAGAGCCCGTTATTCGAACTGACACCAGCAATCTGAATATAGTCGAGAAGAACGGGATTTCCATCGATATACTTATAGATGCCGTAAAGCCAGAACTGATTATTCACATCATCGTCATCATCTGAATATCCGCCCACGATGAACTCGAGAAGTCCATCGCCATCAAAATCGCCGATCGCATTATAATAGGCATTCATGACTGGTATCTTCAACGAGTCTATCCTCTCAACAGAATAGCTGTTATTGATCTGATAAATGAGGATATCACCATCGATATCAGAGAAAAGGATGTTTCGTTTTCCATCATTATTCAGATCTCCAAATCGAATGTAGGGGGAGAGTTCATTTCGGGAATATGTATGGGTGTTGTTGAGGATCATGCATTCCAGCTTGAGATTATCTCCGTTTCGTGAATAGACGTCATAATGCGAATATGTTCCAATAATATCTGCCGAACGGGCTACGATATCATCTTTACCATCGTTGTTGAAGTCATAGAATGTGCCAGTATATGCATCTTTGATGGAATTGACGAAACGAGTTGGGAAAGCATAAGGAGTTTCTGCCTCGAAGATAAGCATGGAATCTGCCTTGTTTCCGAGTATTTCATGATTTCCATCTAAATCAGTGTCACCAATACTCCATGGAATAAAGGTCTCTTCCATTGTAAAAACAATATCGAGGTCGTTGGTGTCATATTCGCAGAATCTCACCGGACCGTATGATCCTTCGTCAGGAAATTCCATGAAAATAAGTTCAACTTTTCCATCACCATTTATATCATAATTATTCTGACAAAAATATCCCGAGCGTGCATATGAAGCCATCGGTTCGAATCCACTTGTTGGTATGGTGCTTTTGTCTATTGATATAGCATCAGCAAAAATGTCCGAGGTTGTTGTCAGACCTGATTGATTTTTTAAAGAAACGGAGAATGAATAGGTTTCATCTGGTAGATGCTGCGGCAGGAGTAATGCAGTGTAATAATCATACTTTTTCTGAATGAGAGAAAAGGTATCGGCTTCATTAGAAAAGCAAGTGGCGTAGAACTGAGACGGCTCTGTTGCTGTTGAAAGAATGTAGTAGTTCCTTTTATCGTAGTCATATCGGAATGTAGAAGCTGTTGCATTGGGAACGAATTGAGGAGGTGTTCTGTCCACACTCACTTTTACGATATCGATATAACTCTTGCCGTGTATATCCTTGACTGCAAGGCGGATGTAATAGGTAGAATCCTTTATTCCATGCAGTATAAATATTCCCAAAGAATCATTAATGACCGGACTGGTATATAAGTATGGCTCCGGATTATGTGTAACAATATCGTACCAGTCATTTTCTTCAGGTTCGGGTTTCGTTGTATAACCCAGCGTATAGCAGAAAAAGTTCTCGCAGAACGCAGTACCCATGATCGGTATATC is from Candidatus Cloacimonadota bacterium and encodes:
- the greA gene encoding transcription elongation factor GreA, which produces MAREYISKAGLEKLRQRLEYLIQEERPAIIEEIGKARQFGDLSENAEYHAAKEKQRFIEAEISKLQAKIASLKVINTDDIDKNSIRFGATVELQDLKRNKVLRYKIVGEDETGKMGNVRMISFKSPIAKALLGKDVGEIVKVSAPVGILEYKINNITYEE
- a CDS encoding isocitrate/isopropylmalate dehydrogenase family protein encodes the protein MSSYRIAWLPGDGVGNDVMEAAKIILDTLELDAEYIHGDIGWEFWKTEGNPLPDRTVELLNNVDCALFGAITSKPKQEAEAELIPELQGKGLVYSSPIVGLRQKFNLHTNLRPCKAFKGNPLNYRDDIDIVVFRENTEGLYAGVEFHPVPEEVFESLSKNHKKMAKFEDTPLDDLAISCRIFTRKACHRIVRNAFEYAKKHGYKSVTVVEKPNVIRETSGLMIREARKVAKDFPEIQLWETNVDAMAMWLVKNPQDYGVLVSSNMFGDIISDLCAQLVGGLGFAASGNIGDKLAVFEPTHGSAPKYAGQYKVNPIAMLITTKLMLDYLGETEKADRLMNAIAKVIEEGKVRTYDMGGTSSTLDMAHAVAENL
- a CDS encoding S8 family serine peptidase, producing the protein MKKIVIVVLCLVFAAQLFAQPKHSSNELIVRFSGPIDAKTGSTGIDAFDAFIDQYKVLNVESIIDKDELYIYKFTCEKQIDFASIESLAQKDDEIIYTQPNYLNEMLSITPNDPYYYEQWGLPAINADNAWEIEKGNDQIVIAIIDSGIEYDHPDLEDNVWINHGEIPDNFIDDDNNGYIDDWMGWDFTETDIVDAMGDFRERDNDPRDDLGHGTHIAGIISAETNNHLGVSGTTWFAKCMNLRAGFRTTLGGYLEDDDVSAAIVYAADNGAQIISISWGDAVLAPIINDACNYAYNLGVTIVASAGNEGGIGLLYPAALDNVLSVTAVDENLNICSFSSYGEGIDLSGPGLSIYSTYLNNEYKYESGTSMAAPYVAGCAALLLSQNPLLTNVEVYNLIKISCDDLGQDGYDNVYGYGIIDVEKLIQNASIQIKPESAISYPPYNSGHTQDIPIMGTAFCENFFCYTLGYTTKPEPEENDWYDIVTHNPEPYLYTSPVINDSLGIFILHGIKDSTYYIRLAVKDIHGKSYIDIVKVSVDRTPPQFVPNATASTFRYDYDKRNYYILSTATEPSQFYATCFSNEADTFSLIQKKYDYYTALLLPQHLPDETYSFSVSLKNQSGLTTTSDIFADAISIDKSTIPTSGFEPMASYARSGYFCQNNYDINGDGKVELIFMEFPDEGSYGPVRFCEYDTNDLDIVFTMEETFIPWSIGDTDLDGNHEILGNKADSMLIFEAETPYAFPTRFVNSIKDAYTGTFYDFNNDGKDDIVARSADIIGTYSHYDVYSRNGDNLKLECMILNNTHTYSRNELSPYIRFGDLNNDGKRNILFSDIDGDILIYQINNSYSVERIDSLKIPVMNAYYNAIGDFDGDGLLEFIVGGYSDDDDDVNNQFWLYGIYKYIDGNPVLLDYIQIAGVSSNNGLSVGDLDGDGADEIIIAAAPDIYIFRLQNSGRTYETIPRWVGTSYRTYQPVCIDADGDGNFETAYNHYNENDSLVIVLSSYPSDPPSTPMPQNFYVRPLNRNAVSLSWNAQVADSFYLYKEQNYIQEIISIPGSETSFFDTDIISDSLHSYSLSAFNDGEESYHTIAHNVIPIDPPSLSSVNMISLNSILLDFNKTLSRDCEQVSNFYSAVFGYPESVIPTNSQLSLLLTFAEPFDELYSPFTLDIMNITGIFNTPMNDTTATFIYQQDMTRPYVTALELLSNKQIYVEFNETLDHASAINISHYSLIFPELAQENSISQIQLDNNAVTITLSHKINPVGEPYFIRISHVTDLAGNYILPGKNLIKISIPITDLNNVQVFPNPAKTENELVHFQNLPTSGSADFYIYDAAGCIVENFSAENLSEDYNSITWDMTNQSGKKVASGMYFYLIKYYDIYKKGNIAIIR